The Bombus fervidus isolate BK054 chromosome 17, iyBomFerv1, whole genome shotgun sequence DNA segment GACATATCATCCGCAGTAATTGACGTTTTCCCTTGTGCTTTTAGAGTTTCTTGAAATTGCTTACGTTCCTATAATacattcaataaattaaaatttgaaacatatttcataatGACATTATGTAAGAATTATGTTACACCTCTATGAAGGTACTATTATGTTCCGTCCAAAAATTTTGATTCCAAATTTGCGTGTCTTCTCTGGCTTCTCTGAATTTCTTTTCTAGCAGGCTTTCATCCTCAGATTTTGCAAAAATGATCGGCCTTAAATTCGAAACCGGATCAGGCGGTCCGATTAAATCAGCCTGTACAGGAGCTTTTAGGTTAGAAGATACCttctaattaaaatgaaaataatgaatGTTCACTGAATTGACAATAATTGGAATGATATACTGAATGAGGAACTTACAGCACTAAACAATCGGGTTGCATAGTTCCACTGTTTTATTTGAACGTAATTATACATTCGAGTCATTTCAGAGCTTCACACATGTTTTACGAGGTTATGTTCTTTCGGTCATGCGTTTCGTTTACACTTAATATATCTTTCTACGATGAGATAAACTTGTCCTATATTTGTATGACCACACTGCAGAGAACAATCAATAAACACGAACATAATTCTTACTCAATGAACaaccttttatttatataataacataagGTCTTTTATAAGTATAATCTAATAAatctaatttcattattttatttactacaTAAGTAAGATTCAATTATATCTCTGTAATAGATTTGAGTATAAATCAATATGTACTTcgatttcatatttcaaaacACGCGCTGTATTTGCAAAAAGATCTTTTTTTAGCATGATTTGtttgatgaaataaattataaaaaaaagaaaaaaattaaaaaatttgttggaAGTCTATTGATGTAAGACATTTTGTGCTATTCCCTCTAAAAACAAATTATCTTttctaaattacaaaaaattcaaTGTTTTAGTAAAAACATTCCTTCTATATGCATAAATCATTGTTTCGGGAAATATATCCACACATACATTGATTAGTACATT contains these protein-coding regions:
- the Coa8 gene encoding cytochrome c oxidase assembly factor 8, which produces MTRMYNYVQIKQWNYATRLFSAKVSSNLKAPVQADLIGPPDPVSNLRPIIFAKSEDESLLEKKFREAREDTQIWNQNFWTEHNSTFIEERKQFQETLKAQGKTSITADDMSVFYKEFLDKNWQMHLNYNIAWYKRNVKLLFLEIRVRISKLKFR